Part of the Corynebacterium efficiens YS-314 genome is shown below.
GCCAATGACTTCTCGGATGTGAACAGGATCCCCGATCCCGTCGAGCAGCAGCGCAAGAATGAGCAGTCATCCCGACAGGCCCTGATCTACCTGGCGGCGGTACCGATCGTGACATTCGTTTCCGCCTTCCTGTTGGCGTGGGTGTCACGGATGATGGGTGGGCCGCTGTGTGATGCCGGGGAGGCTGCGTGGATCTGTTCCCGCTCGGCCCAGCTGTGGTGGCCGATCTCCACCACCATGATCGCCTTCGGCGGCATGCTCGGTTGCGCGTGGATTCTCTATGACAAGTACCGCAACTACATCCGGTGGCGTGCCTGGATGGGTGTGCTGTGGGTCCTGATCCCCTTCAGCATGCTGTGGGCCACCTCGGTGCTGCCCATGGCGATCCTGGGTGACTAACCCCCTCCTGACCCACAGGTAAGAGAGAGACCCGGGGGAATCCAGTTGGATTCCCCCGGGTCTTTGTCATGCGCACCACCGGTGCAGCGGGTCAGGGCTCCAGGGAGTCGAGCACAACCTCGAACTCGAGCAGGGTGGCGCCGCTGGCGACGGGCTTGCGCTCGCCACCGTGAGCCCCGTGCGAACCGTGGGCACCCCCACCGTGCGTACCCGAGGCCTTCTCGGCATCGCGCCAGGCGTTGTAGGATTCCTCGTCGGCCCAGCGGGTGACCACGAAGTAGCGGTCTTCACCGGCGACGGGGCGTAGCAGCTGGAAGCCCTCGAAACCCGGCTGGGAATCGATCGCCTGTTTACGGGCGGCGAAGCGCTTCTCCAGCTCGGGGCCGGCTCCCTCGGGGACGGAAATTGCATTGATCTTCACGATGCTCATGCCCTGTAACCTACCGGAAACCGCGCCGCGTAGCCCCGGTTTCACACCACTACTGCGTCACCAGTGGGTCGACCCCGCGGGCGGCGAGATCCGCGGCGATCTCGACGCAGTCATCCTGGCCGCAGTGACGGGTTTCCACATTGGCGTAGCAGTCCGGGCACATGAGCACGAGCTGACGGCACTCGTCCTCGTTGACGCAGTGTTCGAATTTGTTGGTGGGGGTATCGCAGTGGATGCAGTGGCCGAGGCGTTTGTAGTCCTCGCCGAACTCCATGTGCATGCGCTTGTCGAAGACGTAGAGGGAACCCTCCCACAGACCCTGGTTGCCGAACTTCTCGCCGTAGCGGACGATGCCGCCATCGATCTGGTAGACCTCCTGGAAACCACGGTTGATCATCAGGGAACTGAGGATCTCACAGCGGATGCCACCGGTGCAGTAGGTCACCACCGGTTTGTCCTTCAGATCGTCATATTTGCCGGATTCGATCTCCTTGATGAAGTCATGGGTGGTGTTGACGTCGGGCACCACGGCATCACGGAACTTGCCGATCTGCGCCTCCATGGCGTTTCGGCCATCGAAGAAGACCACCTCGTCACCGCGCTCCTCGACGAGCTGGTTCACCTCCTCCGGCTTGAGGTGGACACCGCCGCCGATGATGCCGTTCTCATCCACCTTGATCTCATTGGGCGCTCCGAAGGCCACGATCTCATCGCGGACCTTGACGGACAGCTTGGGGAAGTCCTCCGCCCCGCCCTCGGACCACTTGAATTCCATCTTGGCGAAACCGGGGTATTCGCGGGTTTTCCGGATGTAGGCCTTGCAGTCGTTGATGTCGCCACCGACGGTGCCGTTGATGCCGTGTTCAGAGATGAGGATGCGCCCGCGGAGGTTCAGGGATTCGCACAGATCACGCTGCCAGAGCTGAACCGCCTTCGGGTCGGACAGGGGGGTGAAGGCGTAGTAGAGGAGAATTTTTCCGATAGACACGGGTTAAATTCTACTGCCCGGTAGCAGTTCCCACGAAAACGCCGGGATCCCACGGCGGGGAGAGCGCCGGGGCCACTCACCCGCGAACGGGGGAATACTTGATCGATCAACTGAACCTCTTGATCGATAATGTTCGCGCCCGGATCCCACATCTGCGGTATGTGAACGTAGCGTCGATGGTTATGCGGCCATAGCCGCCTTTCGATTTAAGGAGAATTGAAGACTATGAGTGATTCCACCATCCGGGTCGCCATCGCCGGCGTCGGCAACTGTGCGACCTCCCTCATCCAGGGTGTGGAGTACTACCGTGACGCCGCTGCGGATGAAAAGGTCCCCGGCCTCATGCATGTGCAGTTCGGCGACTACCACGTCGGCGATCTCGAGTTCGTGGCAGCCTTCGATGTCGATGCGGAGAAGGTCGGTGTGGATCTCGCGGACGCCACCGAGGCATCCCAGAACTGCACCATCAAGATCGCTGATGTCCCGACCACCGGTGTGACCGTCCAGCGCGGCCCGACACTGGATGGCCTGGGGGAGCACTACCGTGCCACCATCGAGGAATCCACCGCCGAGCCTGTCGATGTCGTCCAGGTGCTCAAGGATGCCCGCGTGGATGTCCTGGTCTCCTACCTCCCGGTCGGTTCCGAGGAGGCGGACAAGTTCTACGCCCAGGCGGCCCTGGATGCCGGCTGTGGTTTCGTCAACGCCCTGCCCGTCTTCATCGCCTCCGATCCGGAGTGGGCTCAGAAGTTCACCGACGCCGGTCTGCCCATCGTCGGCGATGACATCAAGTCGCAGGTCGGTGCCACCATCACCCACCGTGTGCTAGCCCGTCTCTTCGAGGAGCGCGGTGTCCGCGTCGACCGCACCATGCAGCTGAACGTGGGCGGCAACATGGACTTCAAGAACATGCTCGACCGCAACCGTCTGGAGTCCAAGAAGATCTCCAAGACCCAGGCCGTGACCTCCAACCTGAAGGAGGGCCCGCTGGCGGGCAAGGTGGAGGACCGCAACGTCCACATCGGCCCATCCGACCACGTCGAGTGGCTCGATGACCGCAAGTGGGCCTATGTGCGCCTGGAGGGCACCGCCTTCGGTGGTGTACCCCTGAACCTGGAGTACAAACTCGAGGTGTGGGACTCCCCGAACTCGGCAGGCATCATCATCGACGCGATCCGCGCCTGCAAGATCGCCCTGGACCGTGGCATCGGCGGACCGGTCATGCCGGCGTCGTCCTACCTGATGAAGTCCCCGCCGGAGCAGCTTGACGACGATGAGGCCCGCGACCGCCTGGAGACCTTCATCCAGGGGTAGGCCCCGTCAGCGCTTACGGTAGAGCGCCTTACGCTGGTACTTCGGTTCCGAGGTGACCAGCACTCCGAGGTTGCGGAAGATCCCCTCATCCACCGATCCCAGGATGGTGGTGGTGTGGACATCGCAACCCCGGAGATTTTTCAATTGATCCAGTGCCCGGCGCGCATTGTCGGAGGCCGCCGCGGAGACCGACAGGGCGATGAGCACCTCATCGGTGTGCAGTCGGGGATTGCGGGAGCCGAGGTGTTCGGTCTTGAGGGTCTGGATCGGTTCGATGGACTCCGGTGAGAGCAGATCGATCGAGGGGTCGATCCCGGCGAGTTCCTTGAGGGCGTTGAGCAGCATCGCTGCGGAGCAGCCCAGGAGGGCGGAGGTCTTGCCGGTGACGATCCGGCCGTCGTCAAGCAGGATGGCCGAGGCGGGCGCACCGGTCTCCGACTCCAGCTCGAGGGCGCGCGCCACCACGGTGCGGTCCTCGACCGAGCAGCCGGCCTTGCTCATGACGATGGCGATCCGCGAGGAGACGGTGTCGTCGAGTTCGTCGCGGCGCTCGTCGACAAGCGCCTTGAAATAACGGCGCACGATCTCCTGGCGGGCGGCCTCCCGGCACACCTCGTCGTCGGCGATGGCGCTGCCGACCATGTTGACGCCCATGTCGGTGGGGGACTGGTAGGGGGAGGAGCCGCTGAGCATCTCCAGCATGGTCTTCAGCAGCGGGAAGACCTCGACATCGCGGTTGTAGCTGGTGGCCTTCTCCCCGTAGGCGGTGAGGTGGAAGGGGTCGATGACGTTGATGTCGTCGAGGTCCGCGGTGGCAGCCTCATAGGCGAGGTTGACCGGGTGCTCGAGCGGCAGGTCCCAGATGGGGAAGGTCTCGAACTTGGCATAGCCCGAGGAGATGCCACGCTGGTGATCGCCGTAGATCTGGCTGAGGCAGGTGGCGAGCTTGCCGGAACCGGGGCCCGGCGCGGTGACCACCACGAGGTTGCGGGTGGTCTCCACATACTCATTGCGGCCGAAACCCTCCTCGCTGACGATCCGGCGGGCATCGGTGGGGTAGCCGGGGATGACGCGGTGGCGGGCGACCTTGATGCCCAGGCGTTCCAGGCGCTGGATGAACTGCATGGCCTGGTAGTTGTCGTCCTCCAGCTGGGTGAGCACAACGTGTTCGGTGAGGAACCCGGCCTCGCGGAAGACGTCGATCAGCCGCAGGACATCATCCTCGTAGGAGATGTCGAGGTCCGCGCGGGTCTTGTTGCGCTGCAGGTCCTTGGCGTTGATGGTCACCAGGATCTCCAGCTCGTCCTTGAGCTGCTCCAGCATGGCGATCTTGTTGTCCGGGGTGAAACCGGGCAGCACCCGGGAGGCGTGCAGGTCATCGAAGAGCTTGCCGCCCATCTCCAGATACAGCTTGCCACCGATCTGCTCGCGCCTCTCGTTGATGTGCTGCGACTGCATCCTGACGTAGAGGTCACGGTCGAATCCGGTGCGCATTGCGTCTACTCCCCAGTTGGATCTGCTTGTTATCTTGACGCCTCGACTTTACCCCTGAGCCCCTCAACACGGACATCCACTCACGGGAGCTGCCGGGATGAGGTGCCGGAGGATGTCCGGTGGTGCGCTCAGGGGTGCGCAGGGAGCGTGACGACGAAAAAACGCCGACCCCCAGCGTGCGGGGATCGGCGTTGCCGGCGTCAGGGGAGGCGGTTACCGCGTGATGTCACCGGAACCGTCATCGAGGTGTGCGCGCATGAACCACTGGAACTTCTCCAGCTCGGCGGCCTGGGCGATGTAGATGTCCTCGGTGACGGGGTCAACGTCACCGGCCTGGGCGAGAGATTCGCGCAGACGCTCGAGCACCTGGACGTACACCTTGTCCAGGGCCGCGAGGTGGTCGAGGGTGGTGCCGCGGTTCATCTCGTACTGGAGCGGGGTGCGGTTGTCCACGTGGCCGGCCGGGGTGCCGATCGGCTCGCCACCGAGGGTGGAGATGCGCTCTGCGACCTCATCGGCGTATCCGCGGACGAGGTCAACCTGGGGGTCGAGCATCTCGTGGACGGCGATGAAGTTGGGGCCGACGACATTCCAGTGGACGTGCTTGAGGATGAGGTGGAGATCGTTGTAATCGGTGAGACGCTCCTGCAGTCCATCAATAAGCTGCTTGGCGTCGGTGTCATTGATTCCTGGGACTGTGTAGTTACTCATGCCACCCATTATACTAAGAATTTATAAATTGTCACTGAATCTTATCCTAAACTAATTAATCACAGGTGGGGCTAGATTCGACGGGGACGCACACGGCCTACCGCAGCAGCGGTGCCGGGCACCCAGCGTCGGGGACAGTATCCACCATCCCCCCACGGCCCCTCATTCCCCCTCATTTTCCCGGGGGCATCGGCACTGGATAGGGTGGAATCCATGCCTGAAGGACATGTCATCCACCGTCTCGCCGGGGAGCTCACCCAGAGGTTCGGGAACTCCGGCCTGGGGCCTGCGCTCGACATTACCTCCCCCCAGGGACGCTTCGCCAGGGAAGCGGCGATCGTGGACCAGAGCCGGCTGCTGCGCGCCGATGCCCACGGCAAGCATCTGTTCATCGACTTCGACGTGGATCACCCCGAGCACATCATCTACATCCACCTGGGCCTGATCGGCACCCTCCAGTTCGAACCGGCGGGGGAGACGCGCGGGCAGATCCGCCTGCACATCTCCGACGGCGCGGTGGCCGCCAACCTGCGTGGCCCGCAGTGGTGTCGCCTCATCACCGATGAGGAACGTGATATCGCCATCGGTAAACTCGGTGCCGACCCCATCCGTGACGATGCCGACCCGGAGCCCATCCGGCGCAGGGTGCAGCGCTCGGGACGCAGCATCGGCTCCCTGCTCATGGACCAGAAACTCTTCGCCGGGGTGGGCAACATCTACCGCGCCGAGACCCTCTTCCGCCTGGGCATCTCACCATTCACCCCCGGCCGGGAGATCACCGACGCGCAGTTCACCTCCATCTGGACCGACCTGGTGGGTCTGATGAAGGAGGGCGTGACCGCCGGACGCATCGACACCGTGCGCCACGAACACACCCCGGAGGTCATGGGCCGCGCGCCCCGCAAGGACGATCACGGCGGTGAGGTCTACACCTACCGCCGCACCGGGCAGCCGTGCTACCTGTGTGGCACCCCGATCCGGGATCAGGTGATGGAGGGCCGCAACCTCTTCTGGTGTCCGGAGTGCCAGCGGTAGGTGGCACCCGCTTATCGACGCCCAACCCCCGCCCCACCCTTGCCACCCCTGGTTTTCTGCGCCGTTCCATGCCATGATGGCGGTCACAGTTGGTTGGCGAAACAGTAGAGAGGACGGAGACACGATGCGTGCGTATCAGTTGCTTCAGCAATTACGTCGGCACGTACCGTCCCGCCTCCCCGCGCGCCGGGGGTTGTTGTAAGAACCCCCCAGCGCCCCACGCCCCATCCCGAGGCCCCCGCAGGTACGTGCCCGATCAGCACCCACCCGCGGGGGCCTTTGTCTACCGTGTTCCACCGAGAAAGGACCAGTGTCACCCATGACCACAGATGTCATCTCCTTCGCCTCCGTCCTGGAGGATGCCGCACTCAACCAGGCGAAGGCCACCGCCACCATGCCGTTCATCTACCCGCATGTCGCCCTCATGCCCGATGCCCACTACGGGCTGGGTTCCTCGGTGGGCACCGTCTTCGGCACGAAGGGCGCGATCATCCCCGCCGCGGTCGGGGTGGACATCGGCTGCGGCATGATCGGCGTGCGCACCCAGTTCACCGCCTCCGACCTGGAGGGCCGCGACCTGACCCGACTGCGGGATGCCCTGGAACGCGCCATCCCCCTGTCCCCGGGCAACTACAACAAGGGCGCACTGGAGGATTCCGCCCTGGTGAAGATCGGGGAACTGGAGACACTCGCGGAGAAGAACGATGTGGATCTGTCCCACTCCCCGAAGTGGAAGCAGCAGCTGGGATCCCTCGGCGGTGGCAACCACTTCATCGAGCTGTGCCTGGATGAGGAGGACCGAGTCTGGATGTTCCTCCACTCCGGATCCCGCGGGGTGGGCAACAAGATCGCCCAGAAACACATCCGCATCGCCCGCGACGCCTGCGCCGGGGAGGACCTGCCCGATCGGGATCTGGCCTACCTCACCGAGGACACCCGGGAGTTCAACGACTACCTGCGCGAACTGGAGTGGGCGCAGCGTTTCGCCTTCCTCAACCGCGAGGAGATGATGGACCGCTTCGCCACGCAGCTGGGCCGGTTCGTGGGCACACCCGTCTCAGAGATCGAACGCATCAACTGCCACCACAACTACACGGTGGAGGAGGAGCACTACGGGGAGACCGTCTGGCTGACCCGGAAGGGCGCGGTACTTGCCGACGAGGGAACCATGGCACTGATCCCCGGCTCCATGGGCACCGCCTCCTACGTCGTGGAGGGCAAGGGCAACAGGGAGGCCCTGCGCTCCGCTCCCCACGGCGCGGGCCGGCGCATGTCCCGCACCCAGGCCAAGAAAACCTTCACCGCGAAGGACCTGGACAACCGGATGTCCGGCATCGTCTACCGCCCGGGCAAGGAGTGGATCGATGAGATCCCGGATGCCTACAAGGACATCGACCAGGTGATGGCCGACGCCACCGATCTGGTGAGCATCCGGCACAAACTGCGTCAGATCGTCAACGTCAAGGGCACCTAGGATCACCGTACGGGGATCACCGCACGGTGTGCAGCCGCACCCCGTTGTCGGTGCACCACTTCTGCAGGTCGGGGTTGACCGTGTCGGTGACGATGTCGTCGACACGCTCCAGACCCACGAGGTGACAGAACCCCACCCGGCCCACCTTGCGCCCCTCGAGGGGGATGACCACGCGCCGGGCGGTGTCGATGGCGGCCCGCTTGATATCCGCCTCGGAGACATCGGTGACATACCCGCCATCGGCGGTGACCCCCACGACGCTGATGAAGGCGGTGTCGACAGTGAACTGTCGGAGACCCATCATGGTGATCGGCCCGGTGACGCATTCACCGAGTGGCCGGTACTGACCGCCGAGCAGGGTGTGCCTGATGCGGGGCTTCTCCGCGAGGATGGGGATCACGGGGATGGAGTGGGTGAGGATATTGGCGGGCTGGTCCATGAGCTCGGCCATCCTGACGATGGTGGACCCGGAGTCGAAGAACGCCGAGGAATCATCCTCGATCATGTCCAGGCAGTAGCGGGCGATCCCGTCCTTCGTCGCCTGCGGCGTGGCCGGCTGCGGTGGTGCCGGGGAGGTGGGCTGGTCGGCCACCTCAGGCACCGCGCCCTCCACGGCGATGGCACCACCATGGGTGCGCTTCAACACCCCCTCCTTCTCCAGGATGGTGAGGTCCTTGCGCAGCGTGGGTTCCGACACCCCGAGAGGGTCCACCAGGTCCACGACGCGGATACTGCCACGCTCCTGCACGACCTGGGCGATACGTGCGCGTCGTTCCTCCGCGGAGTCGGGTTTGGCTCCGTTCGCTGGCTGGGTGTTCATTCCTCAGACATTACCCAACCGGGTGCCCACAGTCTCCGCGACCAACCCATGCCCCACCGACGCAGGCCCATGATGAGGGGATCAACAGACCTCTAGAGCTTTCGAATGGGATTCAAAATCGAAACACCATGCTTTCGAAACTGTGTGGGCCATTCGAGCCTTCGGTTTCGATATCGAAACAGGCTTCGAAACGCAAACGAAAGCATAATGAAAGGGTCTTTCGAAAAGGACAACTTCGTAATTACATTTGCGTAGTTCGAAAGCGAAGAGTGGCGTTGCCCTGCTGGCAAAATGGGCGTTTCTATTATATATCGATGCAGGTGAAACGGTTTTATCACAGAGTGCTGAGGAAACAGGTGGCCGGCGACTAGGTGTGGCATGTTCGAAAGAAGCAGCCATCCCTTTCATACTTTCGAAACGAACGTTGTGAATGGATGCGTTTCGAAAGCCTAAATTGAGCTTTCGATTTTACCGGTTCGGCGTTTTCGATATTTCTTCAGTTTCGAAAGTCTATATTTTCCAAACGAAGCAGCAGTTCTTTCGCTTTGGTGCCGCCGCGGTAGCCTCCCAGGCCACCATCGGTGCGCAGAACGCGGTGGCAGGGGGAGAAGATGGGGACGGGGTTGGTAGCGCAGGCGGTGCCGACCGCGCGCACAGCACCCGGGTTCCCCGCCTTCCCGGCCAGTTCCTTATACGTGACGAAACTCCCGTAGGGGATGGTGGCCAGCAGCCGTTGCACCCGGCCGTGGAATCCCATCTCCCCGTCACCGGGCCGGGACAGGGGCACGGTGAAGGTCGTCCGTTCCCCGGCGAAGTACTGATCGAGTTCCGCCACGGCACGGTCCAGGATGGGGGTGTGTGCGGCGGTGGAGCCCGCGCTGTGGCGGGTGTGGTCCTCGCCGGCGAAGCCCAGATAGGTCAATCCGGCGTCATCGGCGACGAGGAGCAGCTCACCGACAGGCGAGGTGAATCGGGTGTGACACAGAGCCATAGTGTCTACACTTTCACGACGATCTTGCCGGTGGTGTGTCCCTCTTCGATGAGGCGGTGGCCCTCCATGAGGGTCTCGGCGGTCATTCCGGTGAGGACCCGGTCGGTGATGGAGCGGAGCTGTCCGCGGTCGATCATGTCGGCGATCTTGGTGAGGATCTGTCCCTGCACCGCCATGTCGGGGGTGGCGAACATGGCGCGGGTGAACATGAACTCCCAGTGCACGGCGATGGATTTCTGTTTGAAGGCACCGAGGTTGGGGTTGAGGGGATCGTCGATAAGCACCAGGTGCGACTGCGGTGACATCACCGCGGTGAGTTCCTCCTCGCGCCCGGTGGTCCAGGAACTGAAGACGAAGTCCACCCCGCTGATCTGCTCCCGCAGATCATGGTGGTGATCAATGACATCGTGGGCACCCATCTCGCGCACCCAGCGGGTGGATTCCGGGCGTGAGGCGGTGGCCACCACCCGCAGGTTGGTCAGGGCCCGGGCCAGCTGGATGAGCGCAGACGGCACACCTCCGGCACCGCCCAGCACCAGCAGGGTGCCGGTGGTGGACTGGGTGACCGGCAGCCGGTCGAACAGGGCCTCCCAGGCGGTCAGGAAGACCAGGGGCAGGGCGGCGGCGTGGGTGGCATCCACGCTGCCCGGCGCGTGGCCGACGAGGCGCTCATCGACGAGGTGGAACCGGGCGTTGGTGCCCTGGCGCTGATTGGATCCGGCATAGAACACGGTGTCACCGGGGCGGAAGAGGGAGACCCCGGAACCGACCGCGACGACGGTTCCGGCGGCGTCATAGCCCAGGATCTTCGGGGTGTCCTGCTTGCCGACGCGCATGCGTACCTTCGTGTCCACCGGGTTGATGGACACCGCGGCGATCTCCACCAATAGATCACGGGGTCCCGGATCGGGGCGGGGGACCTCCACGTCGATGAGGAAATCCGGGTGGTCGGTGGGCAGGGAATCAACCAGCCCGACCGCGGGCATGGTGTGGGGGAGTTCAGTCATATAGCAAATGCTAATCAGGTTGTTGTTGTTTCGGGGTGTGAACTATGCCCCGCGCCACAGGCTGCGCCGGAACCCGCTGGCTGTGCACCGACCTGGTTAGACTCAGATGCGATAAGTACGATTTCCCGTCCCTCCCACACAGGTGAACCCCATGACCCCCAGCACCCCAGGCAACCCCCTCCAGCTCAACCGTGAGGAGATCTTCGCGGCCCATGAGGGCGGCAAACTGTCCATCACCTCCGCACGTCCACTGGCGGACATGCATGATCTGTCCCTGGCCTACACCCCCGGTGTGGCAACCGTGTGCGAGGCGATCGCCGCCGATCCGGCGGTGGCGCGCACCCACACCGGGCGGGGCCGGACCGTGGCGATCATCTCCGACGGCACCGCGGTGTTGGGCCTGGGTGATATCGGCCCCGAGGCGGCCCTGCCCGTCATGGAGGGCAAGGCCCAGCTGTTCAGTTCATTCGCCGGGCTCAATGCCATCCCGATCGTCCTGGATGTCCACGGTGTGGATGAACTGGTGGACACCATCGCCGCCATGGCGCCGTCCTTCGGTGCCATCAACCTGGAGGACATCTCCGCACCGCGCTGTTTCGAGGTGGAACGCCAGCTCATCGAACGCCTGGACATCCCCGTGATGCACGATGATCAGCACGGCACCGCGGTGGTGATCCTGGCAGCCCTGCGCAACGCCCTGCGGCTGCTGGATCGTCAGATCGGGGAGGCCAGGATCGTGGTCTCCGGGGCGGGGGCCGCGGGTGTGGCCGCGGTGGAGATGCTCCGTGGTGCGGGTGCCCGGGACGTCGTCGTGCTGGATTCCCGGGGTATCATCCACGCCGGGCGGGAGGACCTCAACCCGGTCAAGCAGGCCCTGGCGGCCACCACCAATCCCCGTGGTGTCACCGGCGGGATGGCCGAAGCCCTGACCGGGGCGGATGTGTATATCGGTGTCTCCGGCGGTCACGTCGCCGAGGAGGCGCTGCAGCTCATGGCGGACCAGCCCATCCTGTTCAGCCTGGCCAACCCCTCACCGGAGATCGACCCGGAGCTGGCCGGCCGGTACGGGGCGATCGTGGCCACCGGGCGCAGTGACCTGCCGAACCAGATCAACAATGTGCTGGCCTTCCCGGGTATCTTCCACGGGGCGCTCGCCGCCCGGGCGCGGTCGATCACCCCGGGGATGAAACTGGCGGCCTCGCAGGCCATTGCAGATATCGCCGCCGAGACCCTCGACGTGGGCCATGTGGTGCCCTCGCCGCTGGATCCCCGGGTGGCCCCCGCGGTCAGCGCGGCGGTGCAGGCCGCCGCGGAGGCAGAGGGGGCCTGACCGCCTACCTGGGCGTGTCCTCGCCGATGAGGGTGGCGTAGAGCTCATCGAACGTCCGGCGCGCGGCCACATAGTGCTCCGGGTACCGGGGTTCCAGCGGTTCACCCAGCGGGGGAGTCGCACGGGTGCCACCGGGGTCGATGACCTCCAGGGCGATCAGGGCGGTGCCCCGCAGGGTGGCGCGTTTCATCTCCAGCGGGATGACGGGGGTGTCCAGGGCGTCGCAAAGCAGCTGC
Proteins encoded:
- a CDS encoding antibiotic biosynthesis monooxygenase family protein, yielding MSIVKINAISVPEGAGPELEKRFAARKQAIDSQPGFEGFQLLRPVAGEDRYFVVTRWADEESYNAWRDAEKASGTHGGGAHGSHGAHGGERKPVASGATLLEFEVVLDSLEP
- the dps gene encoding DNA starvation/stationary phase protection protein Dps; translated protein: MSNYTVPGINDTDAKQLIDGLQERLTDYNDLHLILKHVHWNVVGPNFIAVHEMLDPQVDLVRGYADEVAERISTLGGEPIGTPAGHVDNRTPLQYEMNRGTTLDHLAALDKVYVQVLERLRESLAQAGDVDPVTEDIYIAQAAELEKFQWFMRAHLDDGSGDITR
- a CDS encoding Fpg/Nei family DNA glycosylase: MPEGHVIHRLAGELTQRFGNSGLGPALDITSPQGRFAREAAIVDQSRLLRADAHGKHLFIDFDVDHPEHIIYIHLGLIGTLQFEPAGETRGQIRLHISDGAVAANLRGPQWCRLITDEERDIAIGKLGADPIRDDADPEPIRRRVQRSGRSIGSLLMDQKLFAGVGNIYRAETLFRLGISPFTPGREITDAQFTSIWTDLVGLMKEGVTAGRIDTVRHEHTPEVMGRAPRKDDHGGEVYTYRRTGQPCYLCGTPIRDQVMEGRNLFWCPECQR
- a CDS encoding rhodanese-related sulfurtransferase; translation: MSIGKILLYYAFTPLSDPKAVQLWQRDLCESLNLRGRILISEHGINGTVGGDINDCKAYIRKTREYPGFAKMEFKWSEGGAEDFPKLSVKVRDEIVAFGAPNEIKVDENGIIGGGVHLKPEEVNQLVEERGDEVVFFDGRNAMEAQIGKFRDAVVPDVNTTHDFIKEIESGKYDDLKDKPVVTYCTGGIRCEILSSLMINRGFQEVYQIDGGIVRYGEKFGNQGLWEGSLYVFDKRMHMEFGEDYKRLGHCIHCDTPTNKFEHCVNEDECRQLVLMCPDCYANVETRHCGQDDCVEIAADLAARGVDPLVTQ
- a CDS encoding DeoR/GlpR family DNA-binding transcription regulator, with protein sequence MNTQPANGAKPDSAEERRARIAQVVQERGSIRVVDLVDPLGVSEPTLRKDLTILEKEGVLKRTHGGAIAVEGAVPEVADQPTSPAPPQPATPQATKDGIARYCLDMIEDDSSAFFDSGSTIVRMAELMDQPANILTHSIPVIPILAEKPRIRHTLLGGQYRPLGECVTGPITMMGLRQFTVDTAFISVVGVTADGGYVTDVSEADIKRAAIDTARRVVIPLEGRKVGRVGFCHLVGLERVDDIVTDTVNPDLQKWCTDNGVRLHTVR
- a CDS encoding RtcB family protein, which produces MTTDVISFASVLEDAALNQAKATATMPFIYPHVALMPDAHYGLGSSVGTVFGTKGAIIPAAVGVDIGCGMIGVRTQFTASDLEGRDLTRLRDALERAIPLSPGNYNKGALEDSALVKIGELETLAEKNDVDLSHSPKWKQQLGSLGGGNHFIELCLDEEDRVWMFLHSGSRGVGNKIAQKHIRIARDACAGEDLPDRDLAYLTEDTREFNDYLRELEWAQRFAFLNREEMMDRFATQLGRFVGTPVSEIERINCHHNYTVEEEHYGETVWLTRKGAVLADEGTMALIPGSMGTASYVVEGKGNREALRSAPHGAGRRMSRTQAKKTFTAKDLDNRMSGIVYRPGKEWIDEIPDAYKDIDQVMADATDLVSIRHKLRQIVNVKGT
- a CDS encoding methylated-DNA--[protein]-cysteine S-methyltransferase → MALCHTRFTSPVGELLLVADDAGLTYLGFAGEDHTRHSAGSTAAHTPILDRAVAELDQYFAGERTTFTVPLSRPGDGEMGFHGRVQRLLATIPYGSFVTYKELAGKAGNPGAVRAVGTACATNPVPIFSPCHRVLRTDGGLGGYRGGTKAKELLLRLENIDFRN
- a CDS encoding DUF1846 domain-containing protein, with product MRTGFDRDLYVRMQSQHINERREQIGGKLYLEMGGKLFDDLHASRVLPGFTPDNKIAMLEQLKDELEILVTINAKDLQRNKTRADLDISYEDDVLRLIDVFREAGFLTEHVVLTQLEDDNYQAMQFIQRLERLGIKVARHRVIPGYPTDARRIVSEEGFGRNEYVETTRNLVVVTAPGPGSGKLATCLSQIYGDHQRGISSGYAKFETFPIWDLPLEHPVNLAYEAATADLDDINVIDPFHLTAYGEKATSYNRDVEVFPLLKTMLEMLSGSSPYQSPTDMGVNMVGSAIADDEVCREAARQEIVRRYFKALVDERRDELDDTVSSRIAIVMSKAGCSVEDRTVVARALELESETGAPASAILLDDGRIVTGKTSALLGCSAAMLLNALKELAGIDPSIDLLSPESIEPIQTLKTEHLGSRNPRLHTDEVLIALSVSAAASDNARRALDQLKNLRGCDVHTTTILGSVDEGIFRNLGVLVTSEPKYQRKALYRKR
- a CDS encoding inositol-3-phosphate synthase, giving the protein MSDSTIRVAIAGVGNCATSLIQGVEYYRDAAADEKVPGLMHVQFGDYHVGDLEFVAAFDVDAEKVGVDLADATEASQNCTIKIADVPTTGVTVQRGPTLDGLGEHYRATIEESTAEPVDVVQVLKDARVDVLVSYLPVGSEEADKFYAQAALDAGCGFVNALPVFIASDPEWAQKFTDAGLPIVGDDIKSQVGATITHRVLARLFEERGVRVDRTMQLNVGGNMDFKNMLDRNRLESKKISKTQAVTSNLKEGPLAGKVEDRNVHIGPSDHVEWLDDRKWAYVRLEGTAFGGVPLNLEYKLEVWDSPNSAGIIIDAIRACKIALDRGIGGPVMPASSYLMKSPPEQLDDDEARDRLETFIQG
- a CDS encoding zinc-binding alcohol dehydrogenase family protein — translated: MTELPHTMPAVGLVDSLPTDHPDFLIDVEVPRPDPGPRDLLVEIAAVSINPVDTKVRMRVGKQDTPKILGYDAAGTVVAVGSGVSLFRPGDTVFYAGSNQRQGTNARFHLVDERLVGHAPGSVDATHAAALPLVFLTAWEALFDRLPVTQSTTGTLLVLGGAGGVPSALIQLARALTNLRVVATASRPESTRWVREMGAHDVIDHHHDLREQISGVDFVFSSWTTGREEELTAVMSPQSHLVLIDDPLNPNLGAFKQKSIAVHWEFMFTRAMFATPDMAVQGQILTKIADMIDRGQLRSITDRVLTGMTAETLMEGHRLIEEGHTTGKIVVKV